The following proteins are co-located in the Lentibacillus sp. JNUCC-1 genome:
- the guaB gene encoding IMP dehydrogenase has product MREDKFAKEGLTFDDVLLVPDESNVLPNAVDVGTELTSRIKLRAPIISAGMDTVTEAEMAIAMARQGGFGVIHKNMSIEEQAENVDRVKRSESGVITNPFFLTPEHQVYDAEHLMSKFRISGVPIVNNIDEQKLVGILTNRDLKFIEDYSMATSEVMTKENLITAPVGTTLKEAEKLLQQHKIEKLPLVDDNQILKGLITIKDIEKVIEFPNAAKDEQGRLIVAAAVGVTGDAFARIEKLVEAGVDIIVIDTAHGHSAGVIEQVKRVAERWPELDIMAGNVATAEATKALIQAGATIVKVGIGPGSICTTRVVAGVGVPQITAVYDCARAAAEYDVPVIADGGIKYSGDIVKALAAGAHAVMLGSLLAGVAESPGDTEIYQGRQYKVYRGMGSVGAMEAGSKDRYFQDANETKKLVPEGIEGRTAYKGPVADTVHQLLGGLRAGMGYCGTATVDALRKDARFIRITNAGLRESHPHDVQITKEAPNYSM; this is encoded by the coding sequence ATGCGAGAGGATAAGTTTGCTAAAGAAGGACTGACGTTTGATGACGTTCTGCTTGTGCCGGATGAGTCGAATGTGCTTCCGAATGCAGTTGATGTCGGTACAGAACTGACTTCCAGAATTAAATTGCGCGCACCAATTATCAGTGCGGGCATGGACACGGTTACTGAGGCTGAAATGGCGATCGCGATGGCACGTCAAGGCGGTTTCGGTGTCATCCATAAAAATATGTCGATTGAAGAACAGGCTGAGAATGTCGACCGGGTAAAACGATCAGAAAGCGGTGTTATCACAAATCCATTCTTCCTGACCCCTGAACATCAGGTGTATGATGCTGAGCATCTTATGAGCAAGTTCAGAATTTCCGGGGTTCCAATTGTTAACAACATTGACGAACAGAAGCTTGTTGGCATTCTGACCAATCGGGATCTCAAGTTTATTGAAGATTATTCAATGGCCACTTCAGAAGTGATGACGAAAGAAAATCTGATCACAGCGCCTGTCGGAACAACATTGAAAGAAGCAGAGAAATTGCTTCAGCAGCATAAAATTGAGAAACTGCCCCTTGTTGATGACAACCAGATCTTAAAAGGTCTCATCACGATTAAGGACATTGAGAAAGTCATTGAATTCCCGAATGCCGCTAAAGATGAACAAGGACGTTTGATTGTCGCTGCGGCTGTCGGAGTCACAGGTGATGCATTTGCGCGGATCGAAAAGCTCGTAGAAGCCGGTGTCGATATCATCGTGATTGACACAGCTCATGGTCATTCTGCTGGTGTCATTGAGCAGGTAAAACGTGTTGCTGAACGCTGGCCTGAACTGGATATTATGGCAGGTAATGTCGCGACCGCTGAAGCTACAAAAGCGTTGATTCAAGCAGGCGCGACGATTGTCAAAGTCGGAATTGGTCCGGGTTCTATTTGTACAACCCGTGTAGTCGCCGGTGTTGGTGTTCCGCAAATTACAGCCGTATACGATTGTGCACGGGCTGCAGCAGAATATGATGTGCCTGTAATCGCTGATGGCGGCATAAAATATTCCGGTGATATCGTCAAAGCTCTCGCAGCAGGCGCACATGCTGTCATGCTCGGCAGCTTGTTGGCCGGTGTCGCGGAAAGCCCTGGCGACACTGAAATCTATCAAGGCCGTCAGTATAAAGTCTATCGCGGGATGGGCTCTGTCGGCGCTATGGAAGCCGGCTCTAAAGACAGGTACTTCCAAGATGCAAATGAAACGAAAAAGCTTGTTCCAGAAGGCATTGAAGGACGGACAGCCTACAAAGGCCCAGTCGCTGACACTGTTCACCAATTGCTTGGCGGCTTGCGTGCCGGCATGGGTTACTGCGGTACAGCCACCGTTGACGCATTGCGGAAAGACGCCCGTTTCATCCGCATCACCAACGCAGGCTTAAGAGAAAGCCATCCGCACGACGTTCAAATTACAAAAGAAGCACCAAACTATTCCATGTAA
- a CDS encoding HD-GYP domain-containing protein: MRVKVGQIKSGLVLQEDVFGKSGKPIVRKNTVLTDEHVRILHMFQVEAVSIVQGKNIQGRAVQEDSQQVTQPKEPVKQTAVTGASAADMPFEAHYQVVVSGYMKHFKKWQNQLPIDLPALRKLFLPLIERIEDVNHAVYALHHFAARDTYLYHHSVAVGVLASYLGRKMGYSHGEWLQIGLAGLLADSGMAKISPAILKKNTKLNTEEFASVKTHTTQGYYMVEKLPTLSHGVKLGVLQHHERQDGSGYPLGLSGGKVHMYARIIAVCDLYHAMTCERLYREKTSPFKVIELLQREQFNNLDPSVIQAFTSSLFNVTVGTQVILSNNRTAEIVFIDSQHPTKPMVRMEDDDTFIALKDETQLHIHDILG; this comes from the coding sequence ATGCGGGTAAAGGTTGGTCAGATCAAGTCGGGTTTGGTACTTCAGGAAGATGTTTTTGGAAAGTCAGGAAAACCAATTGTGCGGAAAAATACAGTTTTGACAGATGAGCACGTCCGGATTTTACATATGTTTCAAGTGGAAGCGGTTTCTATTGTCCAAGGTAAAAATATACAAGGAAGAGCCGTACAAGAAGACTCTCAGCAAGTAACACAGCCCAAGGAGCCAGTGAAACAAACAGCAGTCACTGGTGCCTCTGCAGCGGACATGCCTTTTGAGGCACATTATCAGGTGGTTGTATCCGGTTATATGAAACACTTCAAAAAATGGCAAAACCAGTTGCCCATCGACCTCCCTGCTCTTCGTAAGTTGTTCTTGCCATTGATCGAGCGGATAGAAGATGTGAATCATGCGGTATATGCCCTGCATCATTTTGCTGCTAGAGACACATATCTGTATCATCATTCGGTCGCTGTCGGTGTCCTGGCCTCTTATCTGGGACGTAAAATGGGCTATTCCCATGGTGAATGGCTGCAAATTGGTCTGGCAGGTTTACTGGCTGACAGCGGTATGGCCAAAATTTCCCCTGCCATCCTTAAAAAAAACACCAAACTTAACACTGAAGAATTTGCAAGCGTTAAAACCCATACCACTCAAGGGTATTACATGGTGGAAAAGCTTCCGACATTGTCTCACGGAGTAAAGCTTGGTGTCCTCCAGCATCATGAACGTCAGGATGGGAGCGGCTACCCACTCGGTCTTTCAGGTGGAAAGGTGCATATGTATGCCCGAATTATAGCTGTTTGTGATTTGTACCATGCCATGACATGTGAGCGGTTATATCGTGAGAAAACGTCTCCCTTCAAAGTAATCGAATTGCTCCAGCGGGAACAGTTTAACAACCTGGATCCGTCTGTGATCCAAGCATTCACCAGCAGTCTGTTCAATGTGACCGTCGGAACACAAGTGATCTTGAGCAACAACCGTACAGCAGAAATTGTCTTTATTGACAGTCAGCACCCGACAAAGCCAATGGTGCGAATGGAAGATGATGATACGTTTATCGCTTTAAAAGATGAAACACAGCTTCATATCCATGATATTCTCGGTTAA
- a CDS encoding serine hydrolase, whose amino-acid sequence MIFSLRMIAMLVLVGSVILQPAVTKAAEQVDIQSQAAILVDAESGKVLYGKHPDDALPAASMTKMMTEYLVWEAVETEGNGINWDTTTQISDYPYSISANSNFSGIGLRQNVDYTVRDLYDAMAIYSDNATTIALAELIAGSEGEFVRMMNAKAEEMGMDKYKFVNATGLNNAHLGDHYPEGTQADDMNLMSPMSTALLAHRLITDYPEALDVSSVPEKKFDGQLMINWNWMLDHDSVNFKQFNYKGIDGLKTGFTEQAGNCFAGTALRDGRRLISVVMNADTKEQRFVDTKELLDYGYNNFKMEEVIAAGYQLEDQKSAPVAKGKEDTVKIGTGEDFMPLPIQKGDKENYTVSYQFDKKLLNDDGELTAPLKKGQEIGTAELVYNGESLGNVLPENDTMTVPLVAQETVEKSNWFMLMLGSIGDFFSGLYSTVKGWF is encoded by the coding sequence ATGATTTTTTCATTGCGTATGATCGCAATGTTGGTGTTGGTGGGAAGTGTAATTTTGCAGCCAGCTGTTACAAAAGCGGCTGAGCAGGTAGATATACAATCACAAGCTGCCATATTGGTTGATGCAGAATCAGGAAAAGTCTTGTATGGCAAGCATCCCGATGACGCTCTCCCGGCTGCCAGTATGACAAAGATGATGACAGAATACCTCGTCTGGGAAGCTGTTGAAACAGAAGGAAACGGGATTAATTGGGACACAACAACCCAAATTAGCGATTACCCTTACAGTATTTCTGCCAACAGTAACTTTTCCGGAATAGGGCTAAGACAGAATGTGGATTACACCGTCCGCGACTTATATGATGCCATGGCGATTTATTCTGATAACGCGACAACGATTGCACTTGCTGAACTGATTGCCGGTTCAGAAGGTGAATTTGTTAGAATGATGAATGCCAAAGCAGAAGAGATGGGAATGGATAAGTATAAATTTGTCAATGCGACGGGATTAAATAACGCCCATCTTGGTGATCACTATCCAGAAGGCACCCAAGCAGATGACATGAATCTTATGTCTCCAATGTCGACAGCTTTGCTGGCCCATCGTCTCATCACAGACTATCCGGAAGCACTTGACGTATCCAGTGTGCCTGAAAAGAAATTTGACGGGCAGCTGATGATCAACTGGAACTGGATGCTTGACCATGATTCAGTCAACTTCAAACAATTTAACTATAAAGGGATCGATGGCCTCAAGACGGGCTTTACAGAACAAGCTGGGAATTGTTTTGCCGGGACAGCGCTTCGGGACGGAAGACGTCTCATTTCCGTTGTTATGAACGCTGATACGAAAGAACAGCGATTCGTTGATACGAAAGAACTGCTTGATTACGGCTATAACAATTTCAAGATGGAAGAAGTTATTGCTGCAGGCTACCAGCTGGAGGACCAGAAATCAGCCCCTGTGGCAAAAGGTAAGGAAGACACTGTGAAGATTGGCACTGGTGAGGATTTTATGCCCCTGCCCATCCAAAAAGGTGACAAAGAAAATTATACAGTCTCCTATCAATTTGATAAGAAACTATTAAATGACGACGGTGAGCTGACTGCTCCACTGAAAAAAGGTCAAGAGATTGGAACGGCTGAACTTGTTTATAATGGTGAAAGCCTCGGTAATGTGCTCCCTGAAAATGATACAATGACTGTTCCGCTTGTGGCACAGGAAACTGTTGAGAAGTCGAACTGGTTCATGCTTATGCTTGGCTCCATAGGTGACTTTTTCAGCGGTCTGTATTCGACAGTTAAAGGCTGGTTTTAG
- a CDS encoding YaaC family protein has protein sequence MNYDHVPSFLTYLQSQASSREFLHHCYKRMAEPDAEMKSYENASVFMAYLEHGLIFYKQGKAADARIKPLLYFYGMVHLVKACILAQRPDYPESTAHLAHGVSARKRKKKNYSFLEDEVKVQHRGLLPYMSKHLFDMDTLPFSKISMNHLLQMIPELSPFYAWQGRKTLVKVGKMGDRFLYFPETLLDDYHLTERAFFAKIKTELPLLKTFEKIDSSYQVELFQPFNTETGAFFINQTDGGIFFPTTRQNTLAMPEVVIHYLVLYNLSMLSRYEPGWWGEVLSLKPDMDDAFIKRFLDTTADKMPYVLGLYLQNLYKTDES, from the coding sequence ATGAACTACGACCATGTGCCTTCATTTCTTACATATTTGCAGTCCCAGGCATCGAGCCGTGAATTCTTGCATCACTGCTATAAACGTATGGCAGAGCCTGACGCAGAGATGAAAAGTTACGAAAATGCTTCCGTCTTTATGGCATATCTTGAACATGGCTTAATTTTTTATAAACAGGGGAAAGCAGCCGATGCCAGGATTAAGCCACTCTTATACTTTTACGGTATGGTCCATTTAGTCAAGGCCTGTATTCTCGCTCAACGCCCGGATTACCCTGAATCTACGGCACATCTGGCGCACGGCGTCTCGGCACGCAAAAGGAAAAAGAAAAATTATAGCTTTTTGGAGGATGAAGTAAAAGTGCAGCATAGAGGCCTATTGCCGTATATGAGTAAACACCTTTTCGACATGGACACGCTGCCTTTTTCAAAAATCAGCATGAACCACCTGTTACAAATGATTCCGGAACTGAGTCCGTTTTATGCATGGCAAGGTCGAAAAACATTAGTAAAGGTAGGGAAGATGGGGGACAGGTTCTTGTATTTTCCCGAAACACTGCTTGACGACTATCATCTGACAGAGCGCGCTTTCTTTGCCAAAATAAAAACAGAACTGCCCCTTCTCAAAACCTTTGAGAAAATAGACAGTTCCTATCAGGTGGAGTTATTCCAGCCATTTAACACTGAAACGGGCGCTTTTTTCATCAATCAGACTGACGGAGGAATCTTCTTCCCGACAACTCGTCAAAATACCTTGGCTATGCCAGAAGTGGTCATTCATTATCTGGTTCTTTATAACCTCAGCATGCTGTCCCGCTATGAACCAGGGTGGTGGGGGGAGGTTCTGAGTTTGAAACCCGATATGGATGACGCTTTTATAAAAAGGTTTCTCGATACAACCGCTGATAAAATGCCTTATGTACTTGGTTTGTATTTGCAGAATTTGTATAAGACAGATGAGAGTTAG